In Halobaculum rubrum, the following are encoded in one genomic region:
- a CDS encoding aldo/keto reductase produces MAYTKLGDTGLDVSQLCLGCMNFGSERPWMMNDRDASVDLIHEALDLGINFLDTANVYSTGESEEIVGDAVASADRDELVLATKVFGEMHDGPNGSGLSRKHILDQVESSLDRLGTDYIDLYQIHRWDEDTPIEETLAALDYLVETGRVRYIGASTMTAYQFTKALYTSDIEDYSRFACMQPEYSAVARYEEPNLLEVCEAEGVGVIPWSPLAGGFLTGKYERDAEPTDGTRGAASESVRGYFTEENWAVLDAVRSVAAEIDATPAQVALAWLLHQDAVTAPIIGPRSSEHLRENVAALSVELSPDQVERIAEPKTPRYPSP; encoded by the coding sequence ATGGCGTACACGAAGTTGGGCGACACGGGATTGGACGTGTCCCAACTGTGCCTCGGCTGCATGAACTTCGGGAGCGAGCGGCCGTGGATGATGAACGATCGCGACGCGAGCGTCGATCTCATCCACGAGGCGCTGGACCTGGGGATCAACTTCCTCGACACCGCGAACGTCTACTCCACCGGCGAGTCAGAGGAGATCGTCGGCGACGCCGTCGCCTCCGCCGATCGCGACGAACTCGTCCTCGCCACGAAGGTGTTCGGCGAGATGCACGACGGCCCCAATGGCTCGGGCCTGTCGCGAAAGCATATCCTCGATCAGGTCGAGTCCAGTCTCGACCGACTCGGCACCGACTACATCGATCTGTACCAGATCCACCGCTGGGACGAGGACACCCCGATCGAGGAGACGCTCGCGGCGCTGGACTACCTCGTCGAGACCGGGCGAGTGCGCTACATCGGCGCCTCGACGATGACCGCCTACCAGTTCACGAAGGCGCTGTACACGAGCGACATCGAGGACTACAGCCGCTTCGCCTGTATGCAGCCCGAATACTCCGCGGTCGCGCGCTACGAGGAGCCGAATCTCCTCGAGGTGTGCGAGGCCGAGGGAGTCGGCGTTATCCCGTGGTCGCCGCTGGCCGGCGGCTTCCTCACCGGCAAGTACGAACGCGACGCCGAGCCGACGGACGGCACCCGCGGCGCCGCCTCCGAGTCGGTCCGCGGCTACTTCACCGAGGAGAACTGGGCCGTGCTCGACGCCGTTCGGAGCGTCGCCGCGGAGATCGACGCCACGCCGGCGCAGGTGGCGCTCGCGTGGCTGCTTCACCAGGACGCCGTCACCGCGCCGATCATCGGCCCGCGGTCGAGCGAGCACCTCCGCGAGAACGTCGCGGCGCTCTCGGTCGAATTGAGCCCGGATCAGGTGGAGCGCATCGCCGAGCCGAAGACCCCGCGGTACCCCAGCCCGTAG
- a CDS encoding TrmB family transcriptional regulator, whose product METESLVETLEAAGLSPYQAEAYVALLELGTASATDVAEASGVPGPRIYDVLRTLEEQEYIETYEAGSLQARAHSPSVVLDDLRHRADRLEAAADEVEQRWEQPELEAGGASIVTRFRTVIERAETFIEGANHQILLSTTAANLRRLAPALRDATDRGVSVRVSVYTDDANERPDPDLFEDICVEARIRPLPSPFVALADRRQASFAHHPDSYDRYGVLVNDRTHTYVFYWYFLTTLWEPWKTVYDATDPGLPVEHLDVRHLVRALRERGWRDNPIRLRVEGYETATGEECTVEGTVVDVRVPFESEADTGFELAGQVTVDLDVDGEHVSVGGWGAIVEDIEGTRLTVVDAPPTE is encoded by the coding sequence ATGGAGACCGAGTCGCTCGTCGAGACGCTGGAGGCGGCGGGCCTGTCGCCGTACCAGGCGGAGGCGTACGTCGCGCTGCTGGAGTTGGGGACGGCGTCGGCGACCGACGTCGCGGAGGCGAGCGGCGTCCCCGGCCCCCGTATCTACGACGTGTTGCGGACGCTGGAGGAGCAGGAGTACATCGAGACGTACGAGGCCGGCTCGCTGCAGGCGCGGGCGCACAGTCCCTCGGTCGTGTTGGACGACCTTCGGCATCGAGCCGACCGGCTGGAGGCGGCCGCCGATGAGGTGGAACAGCGGTGGGAACAGCCGGAGCTGGAGGCCGGCGGCGCCAGTATCGTCACGCGGTTTCGGACCGTCATCGAGCGTGCGGAGACGTTCATCGAGGGGGCGAACCATCAGATCCTCCTGTCGACGACGGCGGCGAACCTCCGGCGGCTCGCGCCCGCGCTCCGCGACGCGACCGACCGCGGGGTCTCGGTGCGCGTCTCAGTCTACACGGACGACGCGAACGAACGCCCGGACCCGGACCTGTTCGAGGACATCTGCGTCGAGGCGCGTATTCGACCGCTCCCCTCCCCGTTCGTGGCGCTCGCCGACCGCAGACAGGCGTCGTTCGCCCACCACCCCGACTCGTACGACCGCTACGGCGTGCTCGTGAACGACCGGACGCACACCTACGTGTTCTACTGGTACTTCCTCACGACGCTGTGGGAGCCGTGGAAGACCGTATACGACGCGACCGATCCGGGGCTCCCGGTCGAGCACCTCGACGTTCGCCATCTCGTCCGCGCCCTCCGGGAGCGGGGCTGGCGGGACAACCCGATCCGCCTTCGCGTCGAGGGATACGAGACCGCGACCGGGGAGGAGTGCACCGTCGAGGGAACCGTCGTCGACGTCCGTGTCCCGTTCGAATCGGAGGCCGACACCGGCTTCGAACTGGCCGGACAGGTGACGGTCGACCTCGACGTCGACGGCGAACACGTCAGCGTCGGCGGGTGGGGCGCGATCGTCGAGGACATCGAGGGAACGAGACTCACGGTCGTCGACGCGCCGCCGACCGAGTGA
- a CDS encoding aldo/keto reductase → MAYTKLGDTGLDVSRLCLGCMNFGSGEPWMMDDRDASVDLIHEALDLGINFLDTANVYSAGESETIVGDAVASANRDELILATKVRGDMFDGPNGSGLSRKHILDQVEASLDRLGTDYIDLYQIHRWDDETPIEETLAALDHLVETGRVRYIGASTMTAYQFTKALYTSDIEDYSRFACMQPEYNAVDRHEEANLLEVCEGEGVGVIPWSPLAGGFLTGKYERDAEPDSGLRAGTDEYTKNRFSEENWAVLEEIRALAEAKNATPAQVALAWLLRQDVVTAPIIGPRTSEHLRENVAAVSVELTDEEAARIEAPKTPRWPAPGKD, encoded by the coding sequence ATGGCCTACACGAAGCTGGGTGACACGGGGCTGGACGTGTCCCGGCTGTGTCTCGGCTGCATGAACTTCGGATCCGGGGAGCCGTGGATGATGGACGACCGCGACGCGAGCGTCGATCTCATCCACGAGGCGCTGGATCTGGGGATCAACTTCCTCGACACCGCGAACGTCTACTCCGCCGGCGAGAGCGAGACGATCGTCGGCGACGCCGTCGCCTCCGCGAACCGCGACGAACTCATCCTCGCGACGAAGGTGCGCGGGGATATGTTCGACGGTCCGAACGGCTCGGGCCTGTCGCGAAAGCACATCCTCGATCAGGTCGAGGCCAGTCTCGACCGGCTCGGAACAGACTACATCGATCTGTACCAGATCCACCGCTGGGACGACGAGACGCCGATCGAGGAGACGCTCGCGGCGCTGGATCACCTCGTCGAGACCGGGCGGGTCAGGTATATCGGCGCCTCGACGATGACCGCCTACCAGTTCACGAAGGCGCTGTACACGAGCGACATCGAGGACTACAGCCGCTTCGCCTGTATGCAGCCCGAGTACAACGCCGTCGACCGGCACGAGGAGGCGAACCTCCTCGAGGTGTGCGAGGGAGAGGGAGTCGGCGTCATCCCGTGGTCGCCGCTGGCCGGCGGCTTCCTCACCGGCAAGTACGAACGCGACGCCGAGCCGGACTCGGGGTTGCGCGCGGGCACGGACGAATACACGAAGAACCGGTTCTCCGAGGAGAACTGGGCCGTGCTGGAGGAGATCCGCGCGCTCGCTGAAGCGAAGAACGCGACACCGGCGCAGGTGGCGCTCGCGTGGCTGCTCCGACAGGACGTCGTCACCGCGCCGATCATCGGGCCACGGACGAGCGAGCATCTCCGCGAGAACGTCGCGGCGGTGTCGGTCGAGCTGACCGACGAGGAGGCCGCACGCATCGAGGCGCCGAAGACCCCGCGATGGCCCGCGCCCGGGAAAGACTGA
- a CDS encoding 50S ribosomal protein L10, whose protein sequence is MSSSAGERKTETIPEWKREEVAELTEFVGSYDAVGVVDLTGIPSRQLQDMRRDLHGQAELRMSRNTLIERALDEVNEGAEGLGRFVSGHVGLIGTDDNPFGLFKQLEASKTSAPIGAGEIAPNDVVIPEGDTGVDPGPFVGELQQVGADARIDGGSIKVMSDSHVLDGGEAVSNDLANVLGELGIEPKEVGLDLRAVFADGVLFEPEELAIDVDEYRADVESAAAAARNLSVNAAYPTARTAGTLLGTAAGDAKAVGLFAAIEDEELLPDLVSRADAQLRSLAAAIDDDEALPEELRGVEAPAAESAAEADADAEEETDESSDDENTEAEPDDADDDDGDGAEGLGEMFG, encoded by the coding sequence ATGAGCAGCTCCGCGGGGGAGCGCAAGACCGAGACGATCCCGGAGTGGAAGCGCGAGGAGGTCGCCGAGCTGACCGAGTTCGTCGGCTCGTACGACGCCGTCGGCGTCGTCGACCTCACGGGCATTCCGAGCCGGCAGCTCCAGGACATGCGCCGCGACCTGCACGGACAGGCCGAACTGCGGATGTCCCGGAACACCCTCATCGAGCGCGCGCTCGATGAGGTGAACGAGGGCGCCGAGGGCCTGGGCCGGTTCGTCTCGGGTCACGTCGGCCTCATCGGGACGGACGACAACCCCTTCGGGCTGTTCAAGCAGCTCGAGGCGTCGAAGACCTCCGCGCCCATCGGCGCGGGCGAGATCGCCCCGAACGACGTCGTCATCCCCGAGGGTGACACGGGGGTCGACCCCGGTCCGTTCGTCGGCGAACTCCAGCAGGTCGGCGCGGACGCCCGGATCGACGGCGGGTCGATCAAGGTCATGTCCGACTCCCACGTGCTGGACGGTGGGGAGGCGGTCTCGAACGACCTCGCGAACGTGCTCGGCGAGCTCGGCATCGAGCCGAAGGAGGTCGGGCTGGACCTGCGCGCCGTCTTCGCCGACGGCGTCCTGTTCGAGCCCGAGGAGCTCGCCATCGACGTGGACGAGTACCGCGCGGACGTCGAGTCCGCCGCGGCGGCGGCGCGGAACCTCTCGGTCAACGCCGCCTACCCGACCGCCCGCACCGCGGGCACCCTGCTCGGCACGGCCGCCGGCGACGCGAAGGCCGTCGGCCTGTTCGCCGCCATCGAGGACGAGGAGCTGCTCCCCGACCTCGTGTCCCGTGCGGACGCGCAGCTGCGCTCGCTCGCGGCCGCCATCGACGACGACGAGGCGCTCCCCGAGGAGCTCCGCGGCGTCGAGGCACCCGCAGCCGAGTCGGCCGCCGAAGCCGACGCCGATGCCGAGGAGGAGACGGACGAATCGAGCGACGACGAGAACACGGAAGCCGAGCCCGACGACGCCGACGACGATGACGGCGACGGAGCCGAGGGCCTCGGCGAGATGTTCGGATAA
- a CDS encoding 50S ribosomal protein L1, whose translation MADSIEDAVSQALETAPARNFRETVDLAVNLRDLDLNDPSNRVDDEIVLPAGTGQETHIVVIAEGETALRAEDVADDVLSGDDLSDLASEENDAKDLADETDFFIAEADMMQDVASNLGRILGPRGKMPTPLQPDDDVVETVNRMKNTVQIRSGDRRTFHTRVGAQDMTADEISDNIDVIIRRLEADLEKGPLNIDAIYVKTTMGPSVEVPV comes from the coding sequence ATGGCAGATTCAATCGAGGACGCAGTATCCCAAGCACTGGAGACCGCCCCCGCTCGCAACTTCCGCGAGACCGTGGACTTGGCGGTGAATCTCCGGGACTTGGACCTCAACGACCCGTCGAATCGAGTTGACGACGAAATCGTGCTTCCGGCCGGAACCGGCCAGGAGACACACATCGTCGTCATTGCGGAGGGCGAGACCGCCCTCCGCGCGGAAGACGTCGCCGACGACGTCCTGTCGGGCGACGATCTCTCGGACCTCGCGTCCGAGGAGAACGACGCCAAGGACCTCGCCGATGAGACCGACTTCTTCATCGCCGAGGCCGACATGATGCAGGACGTCGCGTCCAACCTCGGACGCATTCTGGGGCCGCGCGGCAAGATGCCGACGCCGCTCCAGCCCGACGACGACGTCGTCGAAACCGTCAACCGCATGAAAAACACCGTCCAGATCCGCTCGGGCGACCGCCGTACGTTCCACACGCGCGTCGGCGCACAGGACATGACGGCAGACGAGATCAGCGATAACATCGACGTGATCATCCGTCGGCTGGAAGCGGACCTCGAGAAGGGGCCGCTCAACATCGACGCGATCTACGTCAAGACGACGATGGGCCCGTCCGTGGAGGTGCCCGTATGA
- a CDS encoding tripartite tricarboxylate transporter permease: MLSLPAAVPPVGTVLLAYTLVGCALGCCSGLVPGLHANNFAFLLAAAAPGLDAPPLPLGCAMVAAGVVHTFLDVVPSLALGVPDPAMAAAALPGHTLVAEGRGREAMRLSAVGSGLALAIAVPAAVVVTAGMRVAYPLVREWLSVVLAVVALSLVLTESTHRRRLAGALSFALATALGLAALDAPTDPLVSAGGILAPLFAGLFGVPVLLDAFGGAGVPPQGDARLGLSGRDLTGAAAAGAGGGAAVGYLPGVSAGVAAVLALPATAGRDPTREYVVATSGANTATAVFALFAYWSFDVTRSGVLVAVDKAAVPAALPPLLSAVVIAGAVGAVAVVLVGDAALRVVGGLPHAPLVATVLAGLALLSVGFAGALGLAVFLAAAAVGFVPVRLGCRRVHLMGVLIGPLVIA; the protein is encoded by the coding sequence GTGTTGTCGCTCCCCGCCGCCGTCCCGCCCGTCGGAACGGTCCTGCTCGCGTACACGCTCGTCGGGTGCGCGCTCGGCTGTTGCAGCGGATTGGTCCCCGGGCTGCACGCGAACAACTTCGCGTTCCTGCTCGCGGCCGCGGCGCCGGGACTCGACGCCCCGCCGCTTCCGCTCGGCTGTGCGATGGTGGCCGCCGGCGTCGTCCACACGTTTCTCGACGTGGTGCCGTCGCTGGCGCTCGGAGTTCCCGATCCCGCGATGGCGGCCGCGGCGCTCCCCGGACACACGCTCGTCGCGGAGGGGCGCGGCCGCGAGGCGATGCGCCTCTCGGCGGTCGGGTCGGGGCTGGCGCTCGCGATCGCGGTCCCCGCCGCGGTCGTCGTCACCGCCGGGATGCGCGTCGCGTACCCGCTCGTACGCGAGTGGCTGTCGGTCGTGCTCGCGGTGGTGGCGCTGTCGCTCGTGCTCACGGAATCGACCCATCGGCGTCGGCTCGCCGGCGCGCTCTCGTTCGCGCTCGCGACGGCGCTGGGCCTCGCCGCGCTCGACGCGCCGACGGACCCGCTGGTGTCTGCCGGCGGGATACTCGCGCCGCTGTTCGCCGGCCTGTTCGGCGTGCCGGTCCTCCTCGACGCGTTCGGCGGCGCCGGCGTCCCGCCGCAGGGAGACGCCCGGCTGGGGCTGTCCGGCCGCGACCTGACGGGTGCGGCCGCGGCCGGCGCGGGCGGCGGTGCCGCGGTCGGCTACCTTCCCGGGGTTTCCGCGGGCGTCGCGGCCGTGCTGGCGCTCCCCGCGACCGCCGGTCGCGACCCGACCCGCGAGTACGTCGTCGCGACCAGCGGCGCGAACACGGCGACGGCGGTGTTCGCGCTGTTCGCGTACTGGTCGTTCGACGTGACCCGCTCGGGCGTGCTCGTCGCCGTGGACAAAGCCGCGGTCCCGGCCGCGCTCCCGCCGCTGCTTTCGGCGGTGGTGATCGCGGGCGCGGTCGGGGCCGTCGCGGTGGTGCTGGTCGGCGACGCCGCGCTCCGTGTCGTCGGCGGACTCCCGCACGCTCCGCTGGTCGCGACGGTGTTGGCGGGACTGGCGCTGCTGTCGGTCGGGTTCGCGGGAGCGCTCGGGCTGGCCGTGTTTCTCGCGGCGGCCGCGGTCGGGTTCGTCCCCGTCCGGCTCGGCTGCCGGCGGGTGCACCTGATGGGTGTGCTGATCGGTCCACTCGTGATCGCATGA
- a CDS encoding extracellular solute-binding protein, with protein sequence MSNDKTRNGVSRRDYLAAAGGAGATLGLAGCMGGGDGGDGGGGGEPINTEPPEEDVTIQIAADSNFANASEDIVQTLREDGGLPENISIEFLAGSFTTGDRRSQYQQILSAGQERPTVLMMDNGWTIPFIAREQLANLSEELPSSITDQVKDNYIDNMVATAQNADDDLFGIPLFADFPTIQYRKDLMREAGYTDEDFDTWATEAMTWQEFSTVVAETMEATDTQTGFTWQGASYEGLACCDFVEFMGSHGGSYFGEFENYFGPIGDRPVTVDEENVINAIRMMRTFINGSDDEVALDGYADISPDAVVQYTEEPSREPFTNGDVVAHRNWPYSININGAEDAFGEDLGVMPIPYAVSQEDSPYDSIGGSTSALGGWHLTLNPNASESRKRAALQLFKALQVDEVRLRMFEIGGWTPPISDLINTERTRELDIIGRYVDSLQVAGENALPRPVTSVWPQESSQIAKEVNASLRQQKTPTKAMSDLKEAIESIESSV encoded by the coding sequence ATGTCCAACGACAAGACACGGAACGGGGTATCGCGGCGAGACTACCTCGCTGCGGCTGGCGGCGCCGGTGCGACGCTCGGGCTGGCGGGCTGCATGGGCGGCGGTGACGGCGGTGACGGCGGCGGCGGAGGCGAGCCGATCAACACGGAACCACCGGAGGAGGACGTGACCATTCAGATCGCGGCCGATTCCAACTTCGCGAACGCGTCCGAGGACATCGTCCAGACGCTTCGCGAGGACGGGGGGCTCCCGGAGAACATCTCCATCGAGTTCCTCGCCGGCTCGTTCACGACCGGCGACCGACGCTCGCAGTACCAGCAGATCCTCTCGGCCGGCCAGGAGCGACCGACCGTCCTGATGATGGACAACGGCTGGACGATCCCCTTTATCGCCCGCGAACAGCTGGCGAACCTCAGCGAGGAGCTGCCCAGTTCGATCACCGATCAGGTCAAGGACAACTATATCGACAACATGGTCGCGACGGCCCAGAACGCCGACGACGACCTGTTCGGGATCCCCCTGTTCGCGGACTTCCCGACCATCCAGTACCGCAAGGACCTGATGCGGGAGGCGGGCTACACCGACGAGGACTTCGACACGTGGGCCACCGAGGCGATGACGTGGCAGGAGTTCTCCACGGTCGTCGCCGAGACGATGGAGGCCACGGACACCCAAACCGGCTTCACCTGGCAGGGCGCCTCCTACGAGGGGCTCGCCTGCTGTGACTTCGTCGAGTTCATGGGCTCGCACGGCGGCTCGTACTTCGGCGAGTTCGAGAACTACTTCGGCCCCATCGGGGACCGGCCGGTCACGGTCGACGAGGAGAACGTCATCAACGCGATCCGCATGATGCGGACGTTCATCAACGGGAGCGACGACGAGGTCGCGCTCGACGGCTACGCGGACATCTCTCCGGACGCGGTCGTCCAGTACACCGAGGAGCCCTCGCGTGAGCCGTTCACGAACGGCGACGTGGTCGCCCACCGGAACTGGCCGTACTCGATCAACATCAACGGCGCGGAGGACGCCTTCGGCGAGGACCTCGGCGTCATGCCGATCCCGTACGCGGTGTCACAGGAGGACTCCCCGTACGACTCGATCGGCGGGAGCACCTCGGCGCTCGGCGGGTGGCACCTCACGCTCAACCCGAACGCGTCCGAGTCGCGCAAGCGCGCGGCGCTCCAGCTGTTCAAGGCGCTGCAGGTGGACGAGGTACGGCTCCGGATGTTCGAGATCGGCGGGTGGACGCCGCCCATCTCGGACCTGATCAACACCGAGCGCACCCGGGAACTCGATATCATCGGCCGCTACGTCGACAGCCTGCAGGTCGCCGGCGAGAACGCGCTGCCGCGGCCGGTCACGTCCGTCTGGCCCCAGGAGTCGTCGCAGATCGCCAAGGAGGTGAACGCGAGCCTCCGGCAACAGAAGACCCCGACGAAGGCGATGAGCGACCTCAAGGAGGCGATCGAGTCGATCGAGAGTTCGGTGTAG
- a CDS encoding biotin--[acetyl-CoA-carboxylase] ligase, which translates to MVDALAEGPVAGPTLADRLGVSRAAVWNHVEALREAGVAVESGEDGYVVTDVSGYSGEAIAYGLDAPFDIDYHDSVGSTNDRARELAAAGASGVAVVADRQTASRGRLDREWVSPPGGVWLSVLLRPEAPPAHAPAYTLAMAVAVTRACRETGVDTRIKWPNDVLVANGRETEAEPTERGGRKLCGILTEMEGEADRVSWLVVGVGLNANIDPDDLPASADATSLLAERGEPVDRRVLVQRVLEEFDALADDLRGAVDAWEEYADTVGQRVRVETPGGVVEGDAVAVEFPGALVVDTGEETVRVTAGDCEHLRPADR; encoded by the coding sequence CTGGTCGACGCGCTCGCGGAGGGACCGGTGGCCGGGCCGACGCTGGCCGACCGCCTCGGCGTGTCGCGCGCGGCGGTGTGGAACCACGTCGAGGCGCTTCGCGAGGCCGGAGTCGCCGTCGAGAGCGGCGAGGACGGCTACGTCGTGACCGACGTGTCGGGGTACTCCGGCGAGGCGATCGCGTACGGCCTCGACGCCCCGTTCGACATCGACTACCACGACAGCGTCGGCTCGACGAACGACCGGGCGCGCGAACTCGCCGCGGCCGGCGCCTCCGGCGTCGCCGTCGTCGCCGACCGACAGACCGCCTCTCGCGGGCGTCTCGACCGCGAATGGGTCTCGCCGCCGGGCGGCGTCTGGCTGTCGGTGCTCCTCCGCCCCGAGGCGCCGCCCGCGCACGCCCCGGCGTACACGCTCGCGATGGCCGTCGCGGTGACGCGTGCCTGCCGCGAGACGGGTGTCGACACGCGGATCAAGTGGCCGAACGACGTGCTCGTCGCCAACGGTCGGGAGACGGAGGCGGAGCCGACCGAGCGCGGCGGCCGGAAGCTGTGCGGCATCCTCACCGAGATGGAGGGGGAGGCCGACCGGGTCTCGTGGCTCGTCGTCGGCGTCGGCCTCAACGCGAACATCGACCCCGACGACCTGCCCGCGTCCGCCGACGCGACGAGCCTGCTCGCCGAGCGCGGCGAGCCGGTCGACCGGCGCGTGCTCGTCCAGCGGGTCCTCGAGGAGTTCGACGCGCTCGCCGACGACCTCCGCGGGGCCGTCGACGCGTGGGAGGAGTACGCCGACACCGTCGGGCAGCGCGTCAGGGTGGAGACGCCCGGCGGCGTCGTGGAGGGTGACGCCGTCGCGGTCGAGTTCCCCGGGGCGCTCGTCGTCGATACCGGCGAGGAGACGGTCCGGGTGACGGCCGGCGACTGCGAGCACCTACGCCCGGCCGACCGCTGA
- the rpl12p gene encoding 50S ribosomal protein P1, with product MEYVYAALILNETDEEINEDNVTAVLEAAGVDVEESRVKALVAALEDVDIEEAIDTAAAAPAAGAAGGAAGGSADEAEADDGDDDEAEEEEAADEAAADDDDDEDSGEGLGELFG from the coding sequence ATGGAATACGTTTACGCTGCACTCATCCTGAACGAGACGGACGAGGAGATCAACGAGGACAACGTCACGGCGGTGCTCGAAGCCGCCGGCGTCGACGTCGAGGAATCCCGCGTGAAGGCCCTCGTGGCCGCGCTGGAGGACGTCGACATCGAGGAGGCCATCGACACGGCCGCCGCCGCGCCCGCCGCGGGCGCCGCGGGCGGCGCCGCCGGCGGCTCCGCCGACGAGGCGGAGGCCGACGACGGCGACGACGACGAGGCCGAGGAGGAGGAGGCAGCCGACGAGGCAGCCGCCGACGACGATGACGACGAGGACTCGGGCGAGGGCCTGGGCGAGCTCTTCGGCTGA
- a CDS encoding HVO_2753 family zinc finger protein produces the protein MSQSESEQRSERRCVSCGINVAGTAAATFKCPDCGTQISRCATCRKQSNLFECPDCGFRGP, from the coding sequence ATGAGCCAGTCAGAGTCCGAGCAGCGTTCCGAGCGACGCTGCGTCTCCTGTGGCATCAACGTCGCGGGGACGGCCGCGGCGACGTTCAAGTGCCCAGACTGTGGCACGCAGATCAGCCGGTGTGCAACGTGCCGCAAGCAGAGCAACCTCTTCGAGTGTCCCGACTGCGGGTTCCGGGGGCCCTGA
- a CDS encoding universal stress protein: MGMYDRILVPTDGSDGVERAVRHAVDLAVQHGATVHALYVVNSASYAGMPMESSWEGIDEMLRGDAEDAVSLVEALGDDYDVPVETAVIDGSPSREIVRYAEENDCDLIVMGTHGRGGIDRLLLGSVAESVVRSSSVPVLTVRVADAT, encoded by the coding sequence ATGGGGATGTACGACCGGATACTCGTTCCGACCGACGGCTCCGACGGCGTCGAGCGCGCGGTGCGCCACGCCGTCGACCTCGCCGTCCAGCACGGGGCGACCGTCCACGCGCTGTACGTCGTCAACTCGGCGTCGTACGCCGGGATGCCGATGGAGTCGAGTTGGGAGGGGATCGACGAGATGCTCCGGGGCGACGCGGAAGACGCCGTCTCGCTGGTGGAGGCGCTCGGTGACGACTACGACGTCCCGGTCGAGACGGCGGTGATCGACGGCTCGCCGAGTCGGGAGATCGTCCGCTACGCCGAGGAGAACGACTGCGACCTGATCGTGATGGGGACGCACGGCCGCGGCGGTATCGACCGGCTTCTGCTCGGGAGCGTCGCCGAATCGGTCGTCCGATCGTCGTCCGTTCCGGTGCTCACGGTCCGGGTCGCGGACGCGACGTAG
- a CDS encoding elongation factor 1-beta — MGKVAAKMKVMPKSPDIDLDVLQQKLEESLPQGAEIRNVERDDVAFGLVALLPMVVVPDDAGGTEAVEESFSDVDDVESVSVEEVGRL, encoded by the coding sequence ATGGGGAAGGTCGCCGCGAAGATGAAGGTCATGCCGAAAAGCCCCGATATCGACCTCGACGTGCTCCAGCAGAAACTGGAGGAGTCGCTCCCGCAGGGCGCGGAGATACGTAACGTCGAGCGCGACGACGTCGCGTTCGGCCTCGTCGCGCTCCTGCCGATGGTCGTCGTCCCCGACGACGCCGGCGGCACCGAGGCCGTCGAGGAGTCGTTCTCCGACGTCGATGACGTCGAGAGCGTGAGCGTCGAGGAAGTCGGCCGCCTGTAA
- a CDS encoding 50S ribosomal protein L11, with protein sequence MAGTIEVLIPGGEANPGPPLGPELGPTPVDVQAVVSDINDQTAAFDGMEVPVTVEYEDDGSFSIEVGVPPTAELIKDEVGFETGSGEPQTDFVADMSVEQVKKVAEQKLSDLLAYDVKAAAKEVGGTCASLGVTIDGEDARTFDDRVDAGEYDDVLADEAAA encoded by the coding sequence ATGGCTGGAACCATCGAAGTGCTCATTCCCGGCGGCGAGGCCAATCCCGGCCCGCCGCTCGGCCCCGAGCTCGGTCCGACGCCGGTCGACGTGCAGGCGGTCGTCTCCGACATCAACGACCAGACCGCCGCGTTCGACGGCATGGAAGTCCCCGTCACCGTGGAGTACGAGGACGACGGCTCCTTCAGCATCGAGGTCGGCGTCCCGCCGACGGCGGAACTGATCAAAGACGAGGTCGGCTTCGAGACGGGCTCGGGCGAGCCCCAGACGGACTTCGTCGCGGACATGTCCGTCGAACAGGTGAAGAAGGTCGCCGAGCAGAAGCTGTCCGACCTGCTCGCGTACGACGTGAAGGCCGCGGCCAAGGAGGTCGGCGGCACCTGCGCGTCGCTCGGCGTCACCATCGACGGCGAGGACGCCCGCACGTTCGACGACCGCGTCGACGCCGGCGAGTACGACGACGTCCTCGCCGACGAAGCGGCTGCGTAA